A region from the Salvia splendens isolate huo1 chromosome 15, SspV2, whole genome shotgun sequence genome encodes:
- the LOC121768639 gene encoding tetrahydrocannabinolic acid synthase-like translates to MKSSTTFTTLILLTITSFSRASSSSTENFLECLSKQFIKYSSISNDVHTPINSSYSSILKFSIQNLRFATNSTPKPQVIITPEHESQIPPVIYCAKKNDLQIRTRSGGHDFEGLSYVSQVPFVIIDLFKLSDTRVDVAIKTAWVGAGATIGSLYYRIAEKSPVLGFPSGNCATVGLGGQISGGGIGLMPRKYGLAVDTVVDARIVDVNSRILDRKSMGEDLFWAIRSGGFWRNHCMEGATGGCSENSHCFQY, encoded by the coding sequence ATGAAATCTTCCACTACATTTACTACATTGATTCTTCTTACCATCACTTCGTTCTCACGAGCATCGTCATCATCTACAGAAAATTTTCTTGAATGTTTGTCCAAACAATTCATCAAATACTCTTCCATTTCCAACGATGTCCACACCCCAATCAACTCTTCTTACTCATCTATCTTGAAATTCTCTATCCAGAATCTGAGATTCGCAACAAATTCTACTCCGAAACCGCAAGTGATCATCACACCAGAGCACGAATCCCAAATCCCGCCCGTCATATACTGTGCTAAAAAGAATGATTTACAAATCAGAACTCGAAGCGGCGGCCATGACTTCGAGGGACTATCTTATGTCTCACAAGTCCCGTTCGTGATCATTGATTTGTTCAAACTCAGTGATACCCGAGTTGATGTCGCGATAAAAACTGCGTGGGTTGGAGCCGGTGCAACCATCGGTTCTTTATATTACAGGATCGCTGAAAAAAGCCCGGTTCTAGGGTTTCCCAGTGGGAACTGCGCAACCGTTGGCCTTGGCGGGCAAATCAGCGGAGGTGGCATCGGCCTAATGCCGAGAAAATACGGGCTCGCTGTAGATACCGTCGTCGATGCAAGAATAGTCGATGTGAACAGTAGAATCCTCGACAGAAAATCAATGGGCGAAGACCTGTTCTGGGCCATTAGAAGCGGCGGGTTTTGGCGTAATCACTGCATGGAAGGTGCAACTGGTGGATGTTCCGAAAACAGTCACTGTTTTCAATATTGA
- the LOC121767378 gene encoding berberine bridge enzyme-like 18, whose amino-acid sequence MMNIPNIFTLLLLIISLSSLAASADQDFVECLTQQFNNYSSISSNVYTPTNSSYSSILRFSIQSLRFALDSTPKPLVIIQPEYESQIPPVIYCAKATGLQIRTRSGGHDYEGLSYVAQVPFVILDLINLSEITVDEVEKTAWVGSGSTTGSLYYAVAQKSPVLGFPAGVCTTIGIGGHFSGGGYGTLMRKYGLSSDQVIDARIIDVNGRILDRESMGEDLFWAIRGGGGASFGVITSWKVQLVDVPEKVTFFNIGRTLEQNATQLVHRWQSIAPEFDKDLFMRIILVPENVSSGAQGRNKTIRATFNSLFLGEIEKLLPLMQESFPELGLVREDCTEMSWIQSILTFAGFPIDAPEILLNRTQPAVRYYKAKSDYVEKPIPESGLEGVWRRMYEAEADQSVLIFSPYGGRMDEIPASATPFPHRVGNLYKIQHLVYWDESENQDSGSYLDWMRRLYSYFAPYVSSSPRAAYLNYRDLDIGVNNPNGRTSYAQASVWGKKYFKDNFDRLVRVKTVVDPQNFFKNEQSIPSLFYLG is encoded by the coding sequence ATGATGAATATTCCAAACATATTCACTCTTCTTCTCCTAATTATCTCATTATCCTCACTCGCAGCTTCAGCTGATCAAGATTTTGTTGAATGTCTAACCCAACAATTCAACAACTATTCTTCGATTTCAAGCAACGTTTACACCCCTACCAACTCATCCTACTCTTCAATCCTTAGATTCTCCATCCAAAGTCTAAGATTCGCCTTAGATTCCACTCCAAAGCCCCTTGTAATAATCCAACCGGAATACGAATCACAAATCCCTCCGGTCATCTACTGCGCTAAGGCTACCGGCTTGCAGATCAGAACCCGAAGCGGTGGCCATGACTACGAGGGACTATCGTACGTCGCCCAAGTCCCGTTCGTCATCCTTGATTTGATCAATCTCAGTGAAATCACAGTCGACGAAGTTGAGAAAACTGCGTGGGTTGGGTCCGGTTCAACCACCGGTTCTCTTTACTACGCAGTCGCGCAGAAAAGCCCGGTTTTAGGGTTTCCTGCAGGCGTTTGCACGACGATAGGCATCGGTGGGCACTTCAGTGGAGGAGGCTATGGGACATTGATGCGAAAATATGGCCTGTCCTCGGACCAGGTCATCGATGCGAGAATAATCGACGTTAACGGCAGAATCCTCGACAGGGAATCAATGGGCGAGGATCTGTTCTGGGCCATCAGAGGTGGCGGAGGCGCCAGTTTCGGCGTGATCACTTCCTGGAAGGTACAACTGGTGGACGTTCCAGAAAAGGTCACCTTTTTCAACATCGGCCGAACCCTCGAGCAAAACGCAACTCAACTAGTCCACAGATGGCAATCCATTGCACCCGAATTCGACAAAGATTTGTTCATGAGAATCATCCTTGTCCCGGAGAATGTGAGCTCCGGTGCACAAGGAAGGAACAAGACGATTCGAGCTACATTCAACTCACTCTTCCTCGGAGAAATCGAAAAATTGCTTCCGTTGATGCAAGAGAGCTTCCCTGAATTAGGGTTAGTGAGAGAAGACTGCACCGAGATGAGCTGGATCCAATCCATCTTAACCTTCGCCGGTTTCCCAATCGATGCACCGGAGATTCTACTCAACAGAACTCAACCAGCAGTGAGATACTACAAGGCGAAATCCGACTACGTGGAGAAGCCTATACCCGAATCCGGGCTCGAAGGTGTGTGGAGGCGGATGTACGAGGCGGAGGCCGACCAGTCGGTTCTCATCTTCAGCCCTTACGGCGGAAGGATGGACGAGATTCCGGCCTCCGCCACGCCGTTTCCTCACAGGGTTGGAAACTTGTACAAAATCCAGCATTTGGTGTATTGGGACGAAAGCGAGAATCAAGATTCCGGAAGCTACTTAGATTGGATGAGGAGATTATATAGTTACTTTGCTCCATATGTTTCGAGTTCTCCGAGAGCTGCGTACCTCAACTACAGAGATCTCGACATCGGAGTTAATAACCCTAATGGGAGGACGAGCTATGCGCAAGCGAGCGTTTGGGGTAAGAAGTATTTCAAGGATAATTTCGATCGTCTTGTTCGGGTGAAGACAGTGGTTGATCCGCAGAATTTCTTCAAGAATGAACAGAGCATTCCGTCGTTGTTCTATCTAGGATAA
- the LOC121768640 gene encoding berberine bridge enzyme-like 18, translated as MGEDMFWAIRGGRGTSFRIVLEFTVTLVSAPETVTIFRVTRTLEENATELVYKWQYIAHKIDENLLIRLFLDPGNRTFMASFVTLYLGGTRDLLAIMEEQFPELGLSTSYFIEMSWIESALFFLRIENRTVEVLLDRTPSSGFGSGYYKGKSDYVSSPMPVSCPREMWRFLLEEEGYGELRV; from the coding sequence ATGGGAGAGGATATGTTCTGGGCAATCAGAGGCGGCAGAGGGACCAGCTTCAGGATTGTTCTAGAATTCACGGTGACGCTAGTCTCCGCCCCGGAAACTGTCACTATCTTCAGAGTGACACGAACGTTGGAGGAAAACGCGACAGAGCTAGTGTACAAATGGCAATACATCGCCCACAAAATCGACGAGAATCTTCTCATCAGACTTTTCCTGGATCCAGGAAACCGTACGTTCATGGCGTCGTTTGTCACGCTCTACCTCGGTGGGACCCGAGATCTTCTGGCCATAATGGAAGAACAGTTTCCAGAACTCGGATTAAGTACATCATACTTCATCGAGATGAGCTGGATAGAATCAGCTCTTTTCTTCTTGAGAATTGAGAATCGGACGGTGGAAGTTTTGCTTGACCGGACGCCGTCGAGCGGTTTCGGCTCCGGCTACTACAAAGGAAAATCCGACTACGTGAGCTCTCCGATGCCAGTGAGCTGCCCGAGAGAGATGTGGAGGTTTCTTCTAGAAGAAGAAGGATATGGCGAATTAAGAGTTTAA